TAAATGAATAACTCAGGATACATTGAAGGTAAAAGACCACGTAGTCCCGGCTCCTTCATCAGTGATAAGTTCAACTTCACCGTCAATTTGTTCGGCTCGATATCTGATATTCTTTATTCCATTCCCATTCTTGATTTTATCAGGATCAAAACCTACCCCATTGTCTATTATTTTCATATAAACTACATCGCCTTCTTCCGTCAGCGTAATTTCAACTTCTGTAGCTCTTGAATGCTTACTTAAATTCGTAACACATTCTTTGAAAATGAGCCATAAATTTTGCCTGACCTCGAGCTTTACTGGAAAGCTAAAGCTATCATCAATATTCATAGAGTAGGTTATATCGTTGCTATCTAAAACATCTGCTGCAAAACGTTTACACTTCTTTAGAAATATAGACCAATCGTCTTTAGATGGATCGATAGCCCAAATGATATCATTAATCTTCTCTTTGGCTTCGACAGCACTTTTGGTGATTACCTCTAAAAACCGTTGAGATTCATTGGGGTCTTTTCTAACCCTTTGTGCAGCTTCACTAAAGAAGCTGATACTGCTAAGGGTACCGCTTAAATCGTCATGAAGATCTCTAGCAATTTGATTCCTTGTCCGTTCTTCTTTTAATAAATAATACACCCGATACCTGTAAAGGATATACCCTGCTGTCAATATCATACAAATGATGATGGCCATATTTCTTAGCCTGATGTTCTGTATTTCAAGATTGGCTGTATTCAACGCATCCTCTTTATTCTGCAATTGATACCGCACTGTCATCATGGAAAGTCTCTTCTCTTTTTCAGATTTAAATTTTTCTTCATCCCGGATTCTTTGCTGTCTTTCAGCTTTCAGAGCCTCATCCATTCGTCCTAATCCCGCTAAAGCGTCAGACTTCAGGGCGTAGATTTCCTGTAGTATCAAGTTAAGGTTATGCTGGTTAGCTAAATCAATCGCTTTTTCTGCATACTCCAAACTTTCAGAGTAATTCTTCTTCTTGAGTTCTACAGCCGATAAAAACTCATACTTTGTTATTTCTTCATTTGGCCTTGAATAAGGTAAGACCGGGTTCTTGATTTTTGTAGCCATCGAATCAGCTTCTTCCAGTCTATCTAAGTCTAAATAAAACTTTCCTAGCCGAACCAGGTGACTATTCGCCAAATTTGGAATACGATACTGACTGCTTACAGAAGCCCCTCTTTCCATAAGCTCTAGTGACTGTAATGTATCTCCAGTGAGCTTATACATTTGGCTTAAATTTGTATAAGTGATAGCCTTAATTGGTGGCGGGAGGTTTTCTATCTCCAAACAAGGGCTGAGCGTTTCTATGGCTTTTGTGTACTGCTGGAGTTCTATAAAGCTCGCTCCTAATTTTGCCATTATGTTGCATCTTGAACCTGGATTATCTTCGAACTCCATGAACTTTTCAAACATGTCGATGGCTAAATCATGAGCCCCTACTCGTACATAAAGATTTCCAAGGTTAGCGTATAAAAAATGAATAGGAAACTCTGACTTTTCGCCAAGCTCAAGTCTGTAATTAATGGCATTTAAATACAAAGACTCAGCTTTTATATAGGAGTTTTGGCGTTCATACTGTGATGCTTTCAGGTTCTCCATTGCCAAGTAGGAGTTATGCTCCCTGATGCTCTTTAGTGAAATAGAAGCCTTTTCAGCATAATAAATTGTAGAATCGGCGTTAAGAATCCGCCAAGCATTAGCCTTCAACAGAGAAGAAAAAGCCAATTTCTGATCATCCTCTATTCCCTCCAGAGCATAAATATCATCAACCATTTTAAAAAGTGAATCGGGGGTATTCCTAAGGTACCTATTCCCCATTTCTACATACTTTCTGAGTTTCTCTTCAGGTTGCTCTACTTCTTGGATTTGCTTCCTTATATCACCCAGACTCATGGCGGGCATTCTTTGTTGGGCATGTGCTACCACAGTACAACCCCAAATAAGTACCCCAAGACTAATCAACAACTTCATTTACATCTCATATGTTAATACAAATGCCCTTCAAAGAATCTCTAACTTCTTACCCTAAACTTCAAATTAAAATAAATATCCCAACGGATATTAAAACATCCTGCTGGTAAAAAGTTCAGGTATAAAAAAAGCCCACTTAAAAAAGCGGGCTTTTAAAACATTAAATCTATTGAGTTCTACTCGTTTACAGCATCACGATCTAAAAACTCATCGTAAAGCTGAGTGTGACGGCTTGTCATCGGGATTTTATATCCTTTGATGAACACATGCTCAATATTAGTCATTGGCTCAAGCGGATCACCATCGGAGATAAACAGGTTAGCCTGCTTTCCGACTTCCAGAGAACCGATCATATCATCTACACCGAATATCTCGGCCGGATTAATAGTAAGTGCCTTAATGGCTTCTTCCTTTCCAAGACCATACGCTGCGGCATATCCAGCCTCAAACGGAGCGTTCCTGGAGTTTTCGGTATCGTCAGAAACGATAGCTACTTTAACGCCAGCAGCTGCCATGAGACCCGGGTTTTCGTACGGTCTTCGGTAGTTATCATAATCCCGTGCAGGTGTGTATAATGTAGTTGTAAGAACCGGAATCCCTGCCTCAGCAATCTCTTCAGCAACTCTCCATCCTTCTTCTACTCCCGCAAATACGAAGTTCATGTTCTCATGAGATTTTGTCCATTCAATAGCGTCCAAAATGGCTTGCTCACGATTCACTGAAATTACAACCGGAACATCTCCGGAAAGAACTTCACGCATAGCATCCATTCTTGGATCGAAATCTGGCTTTGTTTTGCCTGATGGATTGGCTTCGTAGGCATTCATCATTTGATCATAGAAATGAGCCTTGTCAATGAAATCATTGATTGCTTTAATTTCCCGATCATATTGTTCTTTGATCTCTTTTTCAGAACGGTCGTCCCACCATCCTCCTCCTGCTGATGAAGGCAGAGACATTACCAAAGCTCCACTCTTTTTAACAGCCATGGAATCCGGAGAATATCCCCAAAGGTCCATAACAGCAGCTTTACCAGCAATTGTGCCTGAGCTTGGATGAGATAGCACAGTTGTAACTCCACTAACCCTGGTCACCGGTACAGAAGCACTGTGTGGGTTGAAAGCTGTAAAGGCAAACATATGTGGATTGAACTGACCTAACTCGCGATTATCAACCGTTACTGCCACAGCTGATACTTCTACCAGGCCTAAAGCAGTCCAGCTGTCAATAAATCCTGGATAAACGTGTTTACCCGTAGCATCTATTTGTTTGTAGTCTGGAGTGATTTTAGCATTCTGACCGACTTGGACTATCTTTTTCCCGTCGATAAGAATGACCCCACCTTCAATTGTTCCGTTGGTTACGGTATGAATGGTAGCTCCTGTAATGGCAAATTTACCAAATTCAGGTTTCTCTGTAATCTGTGCATCGGCTGTGGCCGTTAAACCAAACAGCAGAGCAGCTATAAAAACAAAAATATTGAGTTTCTTCATGATTCTGTCTCCTGTTTAGTTTTGAAATAAAATGAATGCATCTTGCATGCAGGCATCTTCATCTCGACTTGAAACGATTTCCCGATAGTTTGAACCATCCTCGAAGTCGGTGCCCGGATTGACTTGGATACGCATGTCATCGGAATCATTTTCCAGATCGAAATACTTTGTCCCGTCTACAAAGGTCATTTCAGCTTTGCTGTAGATACTGAATGGATGTCCACTCCAAACTACAACATCACCGTCTTTGCCTTCTTCAATACTGCCTACCCGATCGTCAATACCAAGTTGAATGGCTGG
The window above is part of the Balneola sp. genome. Proteins encoded here:
- a CDS encoding amidohydrolase → MKKLNIFVFIAALLFGLTATADAQITEKPEFGKFAITGATIHTVTNGTIEGGVILIDGKKIVQVGQNAKITPDYKQIDATGKHVYPGFIDSWTALGLVEVSAVAVTVDNRELGQFNPHMFAFTAFNPHSASVPVTRVSGVTTVLSHPSSGTIAGKAAVMDLWGYSPDSMAVKKSGALVMSLPSSAGGGWWDDRSEKEIKEQYDREIKAINDFIDKAHFYDQMMNAYEANPSGKTKPDFDPRMDAMREVLSGDVPVVISVNREQAILDAIEWTKSHENMNFVFAGVEEGWRVAEEIAEAGIPVLTTTLYTPARDYDNYRRPYENPGLMAAAGVKVAIVSDDTENSRNAPFEAGYAAAYGLGKEEAIKALTINPAEIFGVDDMIGSLEVGKQANLFISDGDPLEPMTNIEHVFIKGYKIPMTSRHTQLYDEFLDRDAVNE